A window of Trichoderma atroviride chromosome 3, complete sequence contains these coding sequences:
- a CDS encoding uncharacterized protein (EggNog:ENOG41): MSDGTGATNPHTEDSFAESKGKGKATQDDVPHAVAMDEDDDDDEDDDEDELEEDNAEPDEDGLEEIDLNNIVEGGRRTRGAQIDYARAAEQTPMDDDEDEEDDEDFHPPTEDTEMEG, translated from the exons ATGTCTGACGGAACTGGAGCCACCAACCCTCACACTGAGGATTCCTTTGCTGAgagcaagggcaagggaaaGGCTACTCAGGATGATGTTCCCCACGCCGTCGCCatggatgaggacgacgacgacgacgaggatgatgacgaggatgagctTGAAGAGGAT AATGCTGAACCAG atgaggatggaCTGGAGGAGATTGATCTGAACAACATTGTTGAAGGCGGACGTCGCACTCGCGGTGCCCAGATTGACTACGCCAGGGCTGCTGAGCAGACTCCCatggacgatgacgaggacgaggaagacgacgaggacttCCACCCTCCCACCGAGGACACCGAGATGGAGGGCTAA
- a CDS encoding uncharacterized protein (EggNog:ENOG41~SECRETED:SignalP(1-18)~TransMembrane:1 (n3-13c18/19o170-187i)), with the protein MRGIAFLSALCAAALVQANFHTAHIYIQPVENSESPTLLAELAYDPSLTTSSSIISYEAPEIPESTQLVRVGLYDPKSSSWISGTTVASVDNFGKGFSPNLILSIDENGEVLSAALKGVRIDAGQTRDFGPQAVVLPALKGKQPELNKPVVLSPEGKKVEEEEKTFLQKYWWMIGIVVFLAMSGGGGEK; encoded by the exons ATGCGCGGCATAGCTTTCTTGTCGGCCTTGTGCGCCGCGGCCCTTGTCCAGGCCAACTTCCACACCGCACACATCTATATCCAGCCCGTCGAAAACTCCGAGTCGCCGACCCTCCTTGCAGAGCTCGCATACGATCCCAGCCTTACCAcatcctcctccatcatctcctacGAAGCTCCTGAAATTCCAGAGTCTACACAGCTGGTCCGCGTAGGGCTGTACGACCCAAAATCTTCGAGCTGGATATCTGGCACGACTGTTGCTTCGGTGGACAACTTCGGCAAGGGCTTCTCTCCCAATCTGATACTGTCCATCGATGAGAATGGAGAGGTCCTGAGCGCAGCGCTGAAGGGAGTAAGGATTGATGCGGGCCAGACGAGAGACTTTGGGCCGCAGGCTGTGGTGCTGCCGGCGCTCAAGGGCAAGCAACCGGAGCTCAACAAGCCAGTCGTTCTGTCGccagagggcaagaaggttgaggaagaggagaagacatTCCTACAAAA GTATTGGTGGATGATTGGCATTGTGGTGTTCCTCGCAATgagtggaggaggaggcgagAAATAG
- a CDS encoding uncharacterized protein (EggNog:ENOG41) translates to MVIADQYFSFGVGPPTRKSTKVSFLGASGNICDTGRVGSNWSLSRFSSQAVSSRKSSAGDLFDLTSVVTIFDGTTAVTCRSRPAFASLNHSRHDIPSSTAGQSSLRQFAASHSSSWAAEPTIPPALPSHSPTKRPKFLKDQKFFYLYNHYTDEIHHYYDDRIEKFAHQLFIRSEFLLQFIQDMTNSLVKGIYAGFVMVESKCIEVDKEQASHDESKFAPNNSNMHSLIALQSTLLHEHHDFFLASQHPSANPAPRRLA, encoded by the exons ATGGTTATTGCAGATCAATATTTCTCTTTCGGCGTTGGTCCTCCTACCAGGAAGTCAACAAAAGTATCTTTCCTGGGCGCCAGCGGCAACATTTGC GATACTGGCCGCGTGGGGTCTAACTGGAGTTTGTCTCGCTTTTCTTCACAAGCGGTATCTTCTAGA AAATCCTCGGCTGGCGATTTATTTGACCTTACAAGTGTGGTTACCATTTTTGATGGTACTACAGCCGTCACTTGCAGAAGCCGTCCTGCTTTTGCCTCTCTCAATCACAGCCGCCATGATATACCTAGCAGCACCGCGGGGCAATCAAGCCTTAGACAATTTGCAGCTTCCCATTCCAGTTCCTGGGCCGCGGAGCCTACGATACCACCGGCACTCCCGAGCCACTCTCCCACCAAGCGGCCAAAATTTTTGAAGGATCAAAAATTCTTCTATCTCTACAACCACTATACAGACGAAATTCATCATTATTATGATGATAGAATTGAAAAATTCGCACACCAACTGTTTATACGGAGCGAATTCCTGCTTCAATTCATCCAAGATATGACCAACTCTCTGGTTAAGGGTATATATGCCGGGTTTGTTATGGTTGAAAGCAAGTGCATAGAAGTTGACAAAGAACAAGCCTCGCATGACGAGTCGAAGTTTGCTCCAAATAACAGCAATATGCACAGTCTAATTGCGCTGCAGAGCACCCTACTCCACGAACACCATGACTTTTTTCTTGCAAGCCAGCACCCTTCAGCAAACCCCGCACCGCGGCGCCTGGCATAG
- a CDS encoding uncharacterized protein (EggNog:ENOG41~TransMembrane:3 (n10-18c23/24o33-50i62-78o84-101i)~SECRETED:SignalP(1-23)), giving the protein MQRWLLQANICLSLLILLSGSQQDKVSWAPPMTLVMLLSWGLTGASLILFHGARLLENRPRMILYPLPFWIPFMIALQTSLAEAILILPLSTTAAMLYLTTRHSRPENETPRLPGPVTESGRRRLRRFRRRRPRH; this is encoded by the exons ATGCAAAGATGGCTGCTCCAAGCCAACATTTGCCTCTCTCTGTTGATTCTCTTGTCGGGAAGCCAACAGGATAAGGTCTCTTGGGCTCCGCCAATGACATTAGT GATGCTGCTCTCTTGGGGCTTAACAGGAGCATCGCTCATTTTATTCCACGGGGCAAGACTACTGGA GAATCGCCCACGGATGATCCTATATCCTCTCCCGTTTTGGATACCGTTTATGATAGCGCTGCAAACAAGCCTCGCAGAAGCCATCTTGATTCTGCCACTATCAACTACGGCGGCAATGCTATATTTGACGACGCGCCACAGTCGGCCAGAAAATGAGACACCCAGACTTCCGGGTCCCGTCACCGAATCTGGCCGCCGGAGGCTACGACGATTCCGTCGGCGTCGGCCACGGCACTAG